A stretch of Cicer arietinum cultivar CDC Frontier isolate Library 1 chromosome 5, Cicar.CDCFrontier_v2.0, whole genome shotgun sequence DNA encodes these proteins:
- the LOC101491883 gene encoding linoleate 13S-lipoxygenase 2-1, chloroplastic-like, which produces MTLLLKKPFVHDSFIINSPSSPFYKWRKNIIHNWFLKSSLAIGSTSKNIHIGCVSPPCMRVVTTMATRNNTTDTKTHTDVKALVTVKQSDGGFIKNLVTNVVGNKHLVLELVSADLDPKTKSKRETIKGNAKETEKNEKEVQYEATFEIPTNFGKVGAVYVENEFDKEIFVKSIVIDGFPDGPLHLTCNSWIQPKPIQRLFFTNKMYLPSQTPSGLIKLREDELIELRGDGKGERKSTDRVYDYDVYNDLGDPDTNIQLKRPVLGGTKQYPYPRRCRTGRKHSESDPSYEKKDLIFYVPRDEAFAEIKQLQFGTTTASSGLKTVLDSLDAILSDIDLGFVSFEDIDALYKEGFHLPKSLDSNKLTFLQKFITKLIKVTNDNQNLLKFDTPEALKRDKFFWLSDEEFGRETLAGVNPYSIQLVKEWPLRSKLEPQIYGPPESAITREVIESQIIGYTTVEEAIQQKKLFILDFHDLFLPYVSKVRDIKGTTLYGSRTLFFLTKQGTLKPLAIELTRPIIGDKPQWKQVFTPDSDSTNLWLWRLAKAHVLTHDTGYHELISHWLRTHCVVEPIVIATHRQLSTMHPIYKLLHPHLRYTLEINSLGRELLINANGIIELSFFTKKYSMELTSVAYDKLWQFDLQALPNDLIHRGIAVEDSNAPHGLKMAIEDYPFANDGLLIWDAIKQWVTEYVNHYYPTPSNVESDEELQAWWTEIRTKGHGDKAEEPWWPNLKTQKDLIDIIATIAWIASGHHSATNFAQYAYGGYFPNRPSIARNKMPTEDPSKEEWEKFINKPEQTLLECFPSQIQATLVMTSLNLLSYHSPDEEYLGEFIEPAWGEDPTIKESFERFNGRLKEIEGIIDSRNANSDLKNRSGAGIVPYELMKPFSGPGVTGKGVAYSISI; this is translated from the exons ATGACGCTTTTGTTGAAGAAGCCATTTGTTCATGATTCATTCATTATTAATAGTCCATCTTCCCCTTTCTATAAATGGaggaaaaatattattcataattGGTTCTTGAAATCTTCTCTAGCCATAGGTAGTACTAGTAAAAATATTCACATTGGATGTGTGTCTCCTCCGTGCATGAGAGTTGTAACTACGATGGCAACAAGAAACAACACTACCGACACTAAAACTCATACCGATGTGAAAGCCTTAGTGACGGTTAAACAAAGTGATGGTGGATTCATAAAGAATCTTGTTACTAATGTTGTTGGTAACAAACACTTGGTTTTGGAGTTAGTCAGTGCTGATCTTGATCCAA AAACAAAGTCGAAGAGAGAGACAATAAAAGGAAATGCAAAAGAAACAGAGAAAAATGAGAAGGAGGTGCAATATGAAGCAACTTTTGAGATACCAACAAATTTCGGAAAAGTGGGTGCTGTTTATGTTGAGAATGAATTCGACAAAGAGATATTTGTAAAGAGCATAGTCATTGATGGTTTCCCTGATGGTCCTCTCCACCTTACTTGTAATTCATGGATTCAACCCAAACCTATTCAGAGACTCTTCTTCACTAACAAG ATGTATTTGCCATCACAAACACCAAGTGGATTGATAAAGCTGAGAGAAGATGAACTAATAGAGTTAAGAGGAGATGGAAAAGGAGAGCGTAAGAGCACTGACAGAGTATATGACTATGATGTTTACAATGATCTTGGTGATCCTGACACCAACATTCAACTCAAAAGACCTGTTCTTGGGGGCACCAAACAATATCCATATCCAAGACGCTGTCGAACCGGTCGAAAGCATTCGGAATCAG ATCCATCGTATGAAAAGAAAGATTTGATTTTCTATGTTCCTCGTGATGAGGCATTTGCTGAGATAAAGCAGCTACAGTTCGGCACAACCACGGCATCCTCAGGACTAAAAACAGTTTTGGATTCCTTAGATGCAATTCTGAGTGACATAGATCTTGGATTTGTAAGCTTTGAAGACATAGACGCACTTTACAAAGAAGGATTTCATTTGCCAAAATCTCTTGACTCCAATAAGTTAACATTCCTCCAAAAATTCATTACCAAGTTGATCAAGGTTACTAATGATAACCAAAACCTTCTGAAATTTGATACTCCAGAAGCACTTAAAA GAGACAAATTTTTTTGGCTATCAGACGAGGAATTTGGTAGAGAGACTTTGGCAGGGGTCAATCCATATAGCATCCAATTAGTCAAG GAATGGCCTCTGAGAAGTAAACTAGAACCTCAAATTTATGGTCCACCAGAATCAGCTATTACCAGAGAAGTCATTGAGTCACAGATAATTGGTTATACCACAGTTGAAGAG GCCATTCAACAGAAGAAATTGTTTATATTAGACTTCCATGATTTGTTTTTACCATATGTAAGCAAAGTGAGAGACATCAAGGGTACTACATTGTATGGATCAAGAACATTGTTCTTCCTCACCAAACAAGGCACATTAAAGCCACTAGCTATTGAGCTCACAAGACCAATTATAGGTGACAAACCACAATGGAAACAAGTCTTCACACCTGATTCTGACTCCACCAATCTTTGGCTTTGGAGGCTTGCCAAAGCTCATGTTCTTACTCATGATACTGGTTACCATGAACTTATAAGCCACTG gTTAAGAACTCACTGTGTTGTAGAACCAATTGTGATTGCAACACATAGGCAACTTAGTACCATGCATCCAATATACAAGTTATTGCATCCACATCTCAGATATACCTTGGAGATCAATTCACTTGGGCGTGAACTGCTTATTAATGCGAACGGAATCATTGAACTCTCATTCTTTACTAAAAAGTATTCAATGGAGTTAACATCTGTGGCATATGATAAGCTTTGGCAGTTTGATTTGCAGGCATTACCAAATGATCTTATTCATAG agGTATTGCTGTGGAAGATTCTAATGCACCACATGGCCTTAAAATGGCAATTGAAGACTATCCTTTTGCAAATGATGGTCTTCTCATATGGGATGCAATTAAACAATGGGTCACAGAATATGTCAATCATTACTATCCAACCCCAAGCAATGTAGAGTCTGATGAAGAGCTCCAAGCATGGTGGACTGAAATTCGAACAAAGGGTCACGGCGACAAAGCTGAAGAACCATGGTGGCCAAATCTTAAGACACAAAAAGATCTTATTGACATCATTGCCACTATAGCTTGGATAGCATCTGGTCATCACTCAGCTACAAACTTTGCACAATATGCATATGGAGGCTATTTTCCTAATAGGCCATCAATTGCTAGAAACAAGATGCCTACAGAAGACCCTTCTAAGGAAGAATGggaaaaatttatcaacaaacCTGAACAAACACTTTTGGAGTGTTTTCCTTCACAGATTCAAGCAACCTTAGTGATGACTAGTTTGAACTTGTTATCATATCATTCACCTGATGAAGAGTACTTGGGAGAATTTATTGAACCAGCATGGGGTGAGGATCCAACTATTAAAGAATCCTTTGAAAGGTTTAATGGAAGATTGAAGGAGATTGAAGGGATAATAGACTCAAGGAATGCAAACAGTGATTTGAAAAATAGGAGTGGAGCTGGGATAGTACCTTATGAGCTAATGAAACCTTTTTCAGGGCCTGGTGTCACTGGAAAGGGAGTTGCATATAGTATATCTATTTAG